The genome window TGGGTTCGACTCAAAAACGCTTTACAACCATTTAAGATAATAGGTTGCATTTCTTATCTGAAACTGTTCATACGTGTGTCGCTCGGTCGAATGGCAGCTTAACCATCTGCAATTTATGGATAATTTTAGCTGATTGGTCACGACTCTCGCGGCCAGGCTGATGCGCAAGCTTGCCGTAACGAGCTGTTAGCTGGGTTGGTCCAAAAAAGAAGCCACGCGGGATTCGGTGCTTCTTTCGCATGCGCGCCAAAGCGTTATGGCTTTGATTGGAATCAGAAGCGGCTCAGCCCGTTGTGCGCGCGATCTACACGCAAGGGGAGAACTTCCCGCGCCGCTTCCGTTCAGCGCTACCCCCCTTTTTTATTGATGTAGATGATGACTTCGGCCACCGCCTTGTAGAATTCGTGCGGAATAGGCTGATCGACGCGCACCGCGTCATGCAGCGATTTCGCGAGAGCCTTGTTCTCCACGACCGGGACATTATTGTCTTCCGCTATGCTTCGTATTCTCAGCGCGAGCTTGTTCTTGCCTTTGGCCAGCGTCTGCGGCGCTCGGTCCTGGCCTCGGACGTAGCGCAGCGCGACGGCATAATGGGTGGGGTTGGCGATCACCACGGTCGCGTTCGGCACGCTCGTCATCATGTTACGCCGCACGCGAGCGCGAGCGATCGCGCGCGCCCGCGCCCTCAGCATGGGGTCGCCCTCGGACTGTTTGTGTTCGTCCTTAAGGTCCTGTCGACTCATCTTGAGTTTTCTAAGCCATCGAAAGCGCGTCCAGAAGACGTCAGCAACCGCTAGCACAGCACAGGCTAAGGCGCAGATGAGAATGGCCTTGAACGCAAGCCGTTTGATCAGTTCGATCGTGCTCGCCGAGTCAGTTTGGAGCACGAGGAGCGCCGCAGCACCCCCCTGGAACGCAACGTAGAAGGCGATCGCGACAATGCCAAATTTGATGAAGCTCTTCAGAAGATCAACGACGGCGTCGAATGCGAATAGTCGCTTCAGCCCCGCCTGGGGCGAGATCCTCGCGAGATCGGGCGCGATCTTGTTGAATATCAACGTCGGCGGGTTCTGAGCGAAGGACGCCAGCAGAGTTGCTGCCAGCAGCATGAGAACAAGCGGCAACGCAAAATTGAAGATCGTCAGACCTGCCAGTTGCAGAATGAAGAACGCGTCTGCTCCGTTTTCGAGGCTAAAACCGGACGGATCCTCAATGAAGACGGACAGATTTTTGACGACCTCGCCGAAATCCGCCGGGGCCATCGTCATCAGAAAGAGCACAAGCGCGAACAGCGCCGCAGCGGAGTTCACCTCACGGGACGACGGCCCGCCGTCTTTGTCGAGGCTGTCGCGAAGGCGCTTTTCGCTCGGCGCCTCGGTTTTGTTGTCGGTTTCGGAGTTATCAGCCAAGAGTCCCACCTCCGACCACGGCAAGGCCGTTCACCGTGCACACCGGTTTTGCGAGGCTGGACTGCGCTTTTACGTCCATCAAGAGTAAAAACGGCTCAGCGTCATAGCTTCGTGTTGTCGATCATCTCGGTGAGCGTAACGCCGAAACGAGAGCCCTCCTCGTCGAGCACCACGATCTCACCCTTCGCTATAATTCTGCCGTTGATCATCACGTCGACGGCATCGCCCACCTTGCGGTCAAGAGGAATGACTGCCCCCCTGCCCAGTTTGGTCACCTGGTAGATCGGCATGGATGCGGAGCCCAGCAGAACCTTGAGAGAGAGCGGGATGCGCAACACCCTTTCGAGACTGCCTGGATCACCGCCCTTGCCAAGTCCTATCAGGCTCGCCGCCGCTCTTGTAACCTCTTCAGCGACATCGCCACCAACAGAGAGAACTTCATCTGAGATAATTTCCTGCATCATCGGTATCCCGTGTCATTCGGTTAAGTGCGAGGCGGGCGACTTCAGGCCGCCTTGGCCTCAGGCGTCCCTGTCAGGCTCTCCTCGACGCGATTGATGGTGGGGCGCTCATGGGCCGAGATCATTTTCCGCCCGTGTTCCACCGCGACGGAAGCCATCGCGCCATTCATGAAGGCGAGGAATGTCTGCTTTACGAGCATATAAAGGTGGAGCTGCTTTTCCCGCACCGTCTTGAGCTTTGTCGCGATTGGGGCGACGACCGCATAGGACAGGAAGATACCGGCGAAGGTGCCGACCATCGCCGAAGCGATGAGTTCGCCCAGCACTTCCGGCGGCTTGTCGAGTGCCGCCATGGCCTTGATCACCCCCAGAACCGCCGCGACAATCCCAAGTGCAGGGAAAGCCTCCGAGACGGCATGGAGCGCATGATAGGGCTTCAAGCCGTCGTGCCTGATGGTCTGGATTTCCTCATCCATCAGCGCCTCGATTTCTGCTGGCCGCGCGTTCCCCATGATGTGCAGCCGGGCATAGTCGCAAATGAATTGCGTCAGATCCGGCTTCGCAAGCACCTCGGGGTAATTGGCAAAAATCGATGATTTCGATGGATCGTCGATATGTTTCTCGACCTCGCTCTTGGGCTTGTTCTTGAATTCCCGCATCAACGCGTAGAGAAAACCGAGAACAGCGAGGTAATCCGATTCCTTGGGTTCCGAGTTTTTGAGTGCATCCACGATGCCTTTGCCTGTATCCTTGATGACCTTCATCGGATTCGCGACGATGAAGGTTCCAATGGCTGCACCGCAGATGATCAGATACTCGGCAGGCTGCCAGATGACGGCGACATGCCCGCCCATCCAGACATAGCCGGCGAGCATGCAACCCAAGGTGACGAATAGTCCAAGAGCGATGGTCACAATCTTAATCCTCTTCAGGTTGCATCATGGCTGAGTCGCTTGCGCCGGGCTGACCCCGCGTCGCTAGCGCCAAGCTCCGCCGAGCGAGAGACCTTGCACACTGGAAAGAAGGTCGACGCTGAACGACACCACGCCGTTGCTGGATGATGTCCCGAACAGCGCGCTGACATAGTCGCTGGCGGTGTTGTTGTTCTCCGAATCGTACAACGTGGAAAATTTGGCGATAAAGCTCGTCAGCTTCTGAGGATCTTTGAAGTCGTTGAGATCCAGTGCCTTGGAGAGAAGCGAGGCCTGCTTGTCGATATTCATCGCCGCCGTGTATTCGGAGAGGCCGAGCGCTGTATAGACGGTCTTCAAAAGCGTCTTGTCGGCGAGGATATCATACACACTGTCGATCTTCGACGCGTTCCGGTAGAAATAAAGCGCCATCTGAGCGCCTTCGTTTGTCTCGCCCTGCTTTTCTTCCAAAGTTTGGGCAAGATACAGATCTACGACATCGTTCTGGACCGCGTCTGAGGTCGTGGTCGATGTGCCGTTCTCCTCGAAGTTGAAGGTTTTGGCGAGTTCCGTGACTCCGAGCTTGCCAAGCTTGGACGAAAGGCTGCCTTTATCCGTGCCTTCGGACAGCACTTTTTTGTACAACGCCTTTGCGTAAACCTCGTCTCCGAGGCCATATGCAGTCAGCGCGTAGGAGAACAGCTTGTAGTCGCCGACGAGTTCATCAGCGGACGTGATATTGCCGATGTTGGCTTTGTAATATTCGGTCTGACTAGCCACGGAAGGTTCGGCCGCGGTGATCTCGGTCCACTTGCTGTAGTTATTTGAGATCGAAAGAAACGTCGTAAGTGTGGAAGTCATGATGCAAGCCTCCTAAAAGAGCTGAACCTGGCCGTCGCCAAAAGCCTCTGCGGATGGTTCCGGTTTGCTGCGGTCGATAGGGAGGCCGGTCGCGTCCGCGAAACGCTCGCGCATTCCACTCAGGCAGAATGTCCGGGCGACCTCTTCGAGCAGTGCCGTTGCATGCGGGGGAGCGGCGGAAACGCGCGTTTCAGCAAAGCCTTCCTTTACGAGGTCGGCGTTCTTCACGGCGAGAAGCGCAAGCGCGCCGCAGATATTCTGGATATGCTGCGTGACGCGGTCCTGGAATTGCAGCTCCCTCACCGCGCAGGCCACCGCCTCCTCGATATGGCGCGACGAAACTCCGGTTGTGGACAGATTGCTCGAAATCGCGGCGTTCTGATCGAGCAGCCTGTCGACCATGGCGCGGATGCGTTCCTGGGCTTTTTCCTTCTCGTGCGACATGTCGATGGAAGAAATTTCCTTGAGCAGCAGATCGCCGCGCTGAACGCCTTCCGCCACCTCGGACATCTGGCGCTTGATGGTGTCCGACAGTGTGTTGACGCTGCGCGCCAGGTCGCCAATCTCCGTTGCGACCACCACGAACCCCCGCCCGGCGCTGCCCGCGCGCGCCGCCTCGATCTTGGCGTTGAGCGAAAGCAGGTTCGTCCGCTTGTTGATTTTCTCGATCTGCGCCAGCGACTTCTGCATCGACTGCACTTTTTGCTGGACATCGTCGAGCGCCGACACGAGCGCCGTGGCCCCCGATGACAAGCGAATGATCTTGTCGAACAGCTGATTGAAGATCGAAGCGATGTTCGTCGCGAGTTCCG of Rhodomicrobium vannielii ATCC 17100 contains these proteins:
- the motA gene encoding flagellar motor stator protein MotA; this encodes MTIALGLFVTLGCMLAGYVWMGGHVAVIWQPAEYLIICGAAIGTFIVANPMKVIKDTGKGIVDALKNSEPKESDYLAVLGFLYALMREFKNKPKSEVEKHIDDPSKSSIFANYPEVLAKPDLTQFICDYARLHIMGNARPAEIEALMDEEIQTIRHDGLKPYHALHAVSEAFPALGIVAAVLGVIKAMAALDKPPEVLGELIASAMVGTFAGIFLSYAVVAPIATKLKTVREKQLHLYMLVKQTFLAFMNGAMASVAVEHGRKMISAHERPTINRVEESLTGTPEAKAA
- a CDS encoding EscU/YscU/HrcU family type III secretion system export apparatus switch protein yields the protein MGLLADNSETDNKTEAPSEKRLRDSLDKDGGPSSREVNSAAALFALVLFLMTMAPADFGEVVKNLSVFIEDPSGFSLENGADAFFILQLAGLTIFNFALPLVLMLLAATLLASFAQNPPTLIFNKIAPDLARISPQAGLKRLFAFDAVVDLLKSFIKFGIVAIAFYVAFQGGAAALLVLQTDSASTIELIKRLAFKAILICALACAVLAVADVFWTRFRWLRKLKMSRQDLKDEHKQSEGDPMLRARARAIARARVRRNMMTSVPNATVVIANPTHYAVALRYVRGQDRAPQTLAKGKNKLALRIRSIAEDNNVPVVENKALAKSLHDAVRVDQPIPHEFYKAVAEVIIYINKKGG
- a CDS encoding DUF1217 domain-containing protein, which encodes MTSTLTTFLSISNNYSKWTEITAAEPSVASQTEYYKANIGNITSADELVGDYKLFSYALTAYGLGDEVYAKALYKKVLSEGTDKGSLSSKLGKLGVTELAKTFNFEENGTSTTTSDAVQNDVVDLYLAQTLEEKQGETNEGAQMALYFYRNASKIDSVYDILADKTLLKTVYTALGLSEYTAAMNIDKQASLLSKALDLNDFKDPQKLTSFIAKFSTLYDSENNNTASDYVSALFGTSSSNGVVSFSVDLLSSVQGLSLGGAWR
- a CDS encoding FliM/FliN family flagellar motor switch protein, whose amino-acid sequence is MMQEIISDEVLSVGGDVAEEVTRAAASLIGLGKGGDPGSLERVLRIPLSLKVLLGSASMPIYQVTKLGRGAVIPLDRKVGDAVDVMINGRIIAKGEIVVLDEEGSRFGVTLTEMIDNTKL
- a CDS encoding methyl-accepting chemotaxis protein, encoding MTLPTAHAISPATLVSLEADGADYEDGFLRKALDSAAVQEVSLKALVSELSDTSRDIETTVQTLVGRFQDIASTARGQIQSVQELLDAESSIELNGATVALPELATNIASIFNQLFDKIIRLSSGATALVSALDDVQQKVQSMQKSLAQIEKINKRTNLLSLNAKIEAARAGSAGRGFVVVATEIGDLARSVNTLSDTIKRQMSEVAEGVQRGDLLLKEISSIDMSHEKEKAQERIRAMVDRLLDQNAAISSNLSTTGVSSRHIEEAVACAVRELQFQDRVTQHIQNICGALALLAVKNADLVKEGFAETRVSAAPPHATALLEEVARTFCLSGMRERFADATGLPIDRSKPEPSAEAFGDGQVQLF